One Beggiatoa leptomitoformis DNA segment encodes these proteins:
- a CDS encoding DNA cytosine methyltransferase yields MANEFKQLSFEYRIESNVVRVYKVIDLFAGIGGIRTGFQQAFKEYAQFVFSSEIDKFSAQSYQANYGESPVGDITLINETEIPQFDVLLAGFPCQPFSHAGLKKGFEDVRGTLFFDIVRIVKHHQPKVVFLENVKGFKNHDKGNTFRVVKNTLNELGYIVYAEVLNAKDFGVPQNRERIYIIGFREPLDFEFPTPPKCKVKLGDILEANVDEKYTLSDKLWDGHQRRKLEHLQKGNGFGYSLFDANSAYTSTISARYYKDGSEILIAQQGKNPRKLTPREACRLQGFPEDFMIVVSDTQAYRQFGNSVCVPVIRALAEAIFNVLLQKVK; encoded by the coding sequence TTGGCAAATGAATTTAAGCAGTTAAGTTTTGAATATCGTATCGAATCCAACGTCGTACGTGTGTATAAAGTTATTGATTTGTTTGCGGGTATTGGTGGCATTCGGACAGGTTTTCAACAAGCATTTAAAGAATATGCACAGTTCGTGTTTTCTTCAGAAATCGATAAGTTTTCAGCACAAAGCTATCAAGCAAATTATGGTGAATCACCTGTGGGCGATATTACCCTAATTAATGAAACTGAAATTCCTCAATTTGATGTTTTACTTGCAGGTTTTCCCTGTCAGCCATTTTCTCATGCAGGACTGAAAAAAGGTTTTGAAGATGTACGCGGCACTTTGTTTTTTGACATTGTCCGTATTGTGAAGCATCACCAGCCAAAAGTGGTATTTTTGGAGAATGTGAAAGGCTTTAAAAATCACGATAAAGGCAATACTTTTCGCGTCGTTAAAAATACATTAAATGAGTTAGGTTACATAGTTTATGCTGAAGTTTTAAATGCTAAAGATTTTGGTGTTCCTCAAAATCGCGAGCGGATTTATATTATTGGTTTTCGAGAGCCATTGGATTTTGAATTTCCCACTCCGCCAAAATGCAAAGTCAAATTAGGCGATATTTTGGAAGCTAATGTTGATGAAAAATATACACTTTCAGATAAGTTATGGGATGGGCATCAGCGGCGTAAACTAGAACATTTACAAAAGGGTAACGGTTTTGGGTATTCTTTATTTGATGCGAATTCTGCATATACCAGCACTATTTCTGCGCGCTATTATAAAGATGGTTCGGAAATTTTGATTGCTCAACAAGGTAAAAATCCCCGTAAGTTAACACCCCGTGAGGCTTGTCGCCTACAGGGGTTTCCTGAAGATTTTATGATTGTGGTAAGTGATACGCAAGCGTATCGGCAGTTTGGCAACAGTGTTTGTGTGCCTGTAATTCGCGCTTTGGCGGAGGCTATTTTTAATGTCCTATTACAAAAGGTAAAATGA
- a CDS encoding heme ABC transporter permease: MKLCSSVRFKHYHLYSPFKSNWFLTHYLYAMWAFLHKLSSPPYFYSFAGRLIPYVGWTCAVLLLIGLYQALIVAPVDYQQGHSYRIMFVHVPAAWMGMFIYAFMAVSAAIGIIWKIKLADIMAACAAPIGASFALLALATGSLWGKPMWGTWWAWDARLTSTLIMFFLYLGIIALNSAIEDKRNAARASGILAIVGAVNLPIIKFSVDWWNSLHQGSTISILKMKSNIDISMLIPLLIMAIAFKLFFVLVLLMRARNEVLEREKNSKWVESLLLTPVTLTTASNPSVVKE; this comes from the coding sequence ATTAAGTTATGTTCTTCAGTCCGTTTTAAGCACTATCATCTATACTCTCCTTTCAAATCAAATTGGTTTCTCACTCATTACCTATACGCTATGTGGGCATTTTTACATAAACTTTCCTCTCCGCCTTATTTCTACAGTTTTGCAGGTCGTTTGATTCCTTATGTGGGTTGGACTTGCGCTGTTCTACTACTGATTGGTTTATATCAAGCCTTAATCGTCGCACCTGTCGATTATCAACAAGGACATAGTTATCGAATTATGTTTGTACATGTGCCTGCAGCATGGATGGGTATGTTTATTTATGCGTTTATGGCCGTTTCTGCCGCAATTGGTATTATTTGGAAAATTAAACTTGCGGATATTATGGCGGCATGTGCAGCACCGATTGGGGCTTCCTTCGCCTTACTTGCTTTAGCAACAGGGTCTTTATGGGGAAAACCTATGTGGGGAACGTGGTGGGCATGGGATGCACGACTCACTTCTACATTAATCATGTTTTTTCTGTATTTAGGAATTATTGCGTTAAATTCTGCGATTGAGGATAAGCGTAACGCTGCACGGGCAAGTGGTATCTTAGCCATTGTTGGTGCTGTTAATTTACCGATTATTAAGTTTTCTGTAGATTGGTGGAACAGTTTGCATCAAGGTTCAACTATCAGTATTTTAAAGATGAAATCCAATATTGATATTAGTATGTTGATTCCTTTGTTGATTATGGCGATTGCATTTAAATTATTTTTTGTATTGGTTTTGTTGATGCGAGCGCGCAATGAGGTGTTAGAACGTGAAAAAAACAGTAAATGGGTGGAATCTCTCTTATTGACACCCGTTACGTTGACAACGGCATCTAATCCATCGGTTGTTAAAGAATAA
- the ccmD gene encoding heme exporter protein CcmD, producing the protein MNDFFNMGGYAFYVWTSYGLAFLILGANLLIPLSHKRELLQTLARRARRKENG; encoded by the coding sequence ATGAATGATTTTTTTAATATGGGCGGTTACGCCTTTTATGTCTGGACAAGTTATGGATTGGCTTTTTTAATTTTAGGAGCTAATTTGTTGATTCCCTTGAGTCATAAGCGTGAGTTATTGCAAACGTTAGCGCGACGAGCTAGAAGGAAAGAAAATGGCTAA
- the ccmE gene encoding cytochrome c maturation protein CcmE — protein MANSFITMTKKHKQRLVIVFLIIAGVGATVGLAVSAFSENMLFFFTPSEILAGKAPADKTIRIGGMVTTGSLQRAKDSLTVQFTVTDTVKTMMVEYTGILPDLFREGQGVVAIGKLSSDGVFKASEVLAKHDEKYMPPEAASAIKAAQLEKAKAPQ, from the coding sequence ATGGCTAATAGTTTTATCACTATGACAAAAAAACACAAGCAACGTCTTGTTATTGTATTTTTGATTATTGCTGGGGTTGGCGCAACGGTTGGGTTAGCGGTGAGTGCCTTTAGTGAGAATATGTTGTTTTTCTTTACGCCAAGTGAAATTTTGGCAGGCAAAGCACCCGCAGATAAAACAATTCGTATCGGTGGCATGGTCACAACAGGCAGTTTGCAACGGGCAAAGGATAGTTTAACCGTGCAATTTACAGTAACTGATACGGTAAAAACCATGATGGTTGAATATACAGGGATTTTGCCTGATTTGTTTCGTGAAGGACAAGGCGTTGTTGCAATTGGTAAATTATCCAGTGATGGGGTGTTTAAAGCCTCTGAGGTGTTGGCAAAGCATGATGAGAAATATATGCCGCCTGAAGCCGCTAGCGCGATTAAAGCCGCGCAGTTAGAAAAAGCTAAAGCCCCGCAATAA